A single Clostridiales bacterium DNA region contains:
- a CDS encoding AraC family transcriptional regulator, giving the protein MHPNVKYVKISEEQFSPKLIRVSLFTAGRNIPAGSRFDKRYVYDYELEFYTFSKGAMMIEDKVFPVEKGDIVFRRPGQLVQGILPYSCYLLCFDLLGNTVRNIETYDFGKPMPLQPYYSNDFLDSIPPLFHTPVEDVYMNIFDKILSESISSGKGSTLITKSLILQLLYQIYTDTANDEYKLLKNSPYYSRIKSSIDYMKKNIKNNIFLCDIARSANLSPTYFNKIFTETLKTTPNDYLTTLRMNAAKELLVRTNMPVCDIALECGFSNIPYFSYVFKKYNDMPPLKFRKSYKYIY; this is encoded by the coding sequence CCCAATGTGAAATATGTAAAAATTTCAGAAGAACAATTCTCCCCTAAACTCATAAGGGTATCTTTGTTTACAGCCGGCAGAAATATACCTGCAGGCAGCAGGTTTGACAAACGATATGTTTACGATTATGAGCTTGAGTTTTATACATTCAGCAAAGGGGCCATGATGATAGAGGATAAAGTTTTTCCGGTAGAAAAAGGGGATATAGTATTTCGCAGGCCCGGGCAGCTCGTTCAGGGTATACTGCCGTATTCATGTTATTTGCTTTGCTTTGATTTGCTTGGAAATACCGTCAGGAATATCGAAACTTATGATTTTGGCAAGCCAATGCCCCTGCAGCCGTATTATTCAAACGACTTTCTGGATTCAATACCACCGCTTTTTCATACGCCTGTTGAAGATGTTTATATGAACATCTTTGATAAAATTCTATCCGAATCGATAAGCTCCGGGAAAGGTTCCACACTTATTACAAAATCCTTAATATTGCAGCTTTTGTACCAGATATATACCGATACCGCAAATGACGAATATAAACTTTTGAAAAATTCCCCTTATTACAGCAGGATTAAAAGTTCTATCGATTATATGAAAAAAAATATTAAAAATAATATATTTTTATGTGATATAGCCAGGTCGGCAAACTTAAGCCCGACATACTTTAATAAAATTTTTACAGAAACGTTAAAGACGACTCCCAACGATTATCTGACAACGCTTAGAATGAACGCAGCAAAAGAACTTTTGGTAAGGACAAATATGCCTGTATGCGACATCGCTTTGGAATGCGGCTTTTCAAATATACCTTATTTCAGCTATGTTTTCAAGAAATATAACGATATGCCGCCTTTGAAATTCAGAAAATCCTATAAATATATTTATTGA
- a CDS encoding CAP domain-containing protein, which translates to MKRKYFILLCLIILVMSGCMQKGQISKNNMQNPTSLISASYSMADLYNVTLKNNSSVKSGTDGNAPKLFTLSNGTTVRVLGKVDNKWYVVMPSNNMVGVIPISDAAPAPSSSSKPVPSTPNAPTSGNTSEESAMLSLLNTSRTNNGLKALKIDEQITKVARLKAQDLAKNNYFSHVSPTYGSPFDMMKKYGISYLYAGENLAKNTNVNAAETALMNSPSHRQNILNSNFNYVGIGVASDGNGSKIYTQMFVGR; encoded by the coding sequence TTGAAAAGAAAATATTTTATATTACTATGCTTGATAATATTGGTTATGTCCGGCTGTATGCAAAAAGGGCAGATTTCCAAAAACAATATGCAAAATCCTACCTCTTTGATCTCGGCATCATACAGCATGGCAGATTTATACAATGTAACGCTTAAAAATAATTCTTCAGTAAAGAGCGGTACCGATGGCAATGCTCCAAAACTTTTCACCCTTTCAAACGGGACAACAGTGAGAGTTCTGGGCAAGGTCGATAATAAGTGGTATGTCGTAATGCCATCCAATAATATGGTAGGCGTCATACCGATAAGCGACGCAGCGCCGGCGCCTTCTTCGTCATCCAAACCTGTACCGAGTACGCCAAACGCGCCAACAAGCGGAAATACCTCCGAAGAGTCGGCAATGCTAAGCCTGCTAAATACCTCAAGGACAAATAACGGACTCAAAGCACTCAAGATAGATGAGCAGATTACAAAAGTTGCAAGGCTTAAGGCACAGGATCTTGCTAAGAATAATTATTTCAGCCATGTTTCTCCAACATACGGAAGTCCTTTCGATATGATGAAAAAATATGGAATTTCCTATCTTTATGCCGGAGAAAATCTGGCAAAAAATACAAATGTAAATGCAGCCGAGACAGCGCTTATGAATTCACCATCTCACAGGCAGAATATATTAAACTCCAATTTTAACTACGTAGGCATTGGGGTTGCGTCAGATGGCAATGGTTCAAAAATATATACCCAGATGTTTGTAGGAAGATAG
- a CDS encoding ferredoxin yields the protein MKTRIDEDTCIGCGLCTSTAPEVYEMGDSGKAHAIQEVVPEGSESTAQEAADGCPVSAITIDEP from the coding sequence ATGAAAACAAGAATAGATGAAGATACATGTATAGGCTGCGGGCTCTGCACTTCGACAGCGCCTGAAGTATATGAGATGGGTGATAGTGGAAAGGCCCATGCAATACAGGAAGTTGTTCCCGAAGGATCGGAAAGCACGGCGCAGGAGGCTGCCGATGGCTGCCCTGTAAGTGCCATAACTATTGATGAGCCATAA
- a CDS encoding corrinoid protein produces the protein MEILNEISEKLQAGSAPKVRELVTKALNDGISAKEILGALIDGMNVIGIKFKNNEVYVPEVLIAARAMNAGLTILRPILSETGVKPIGKAIIGTVAGDLHDIGKNLVRMMLVGAGLEVIDLGVDVSPDKFVQAVKENNPDIVCMSALLTTTMPGMKKTIDALGKEGLRDRVTVMIGGAPVTFNYAKEIGADIYEPDAASAAQTARKVVLAKN, from the coding sequence ATGGAAATCTTAAATGAAATATCCGAAAAACTGCAGGCAGGTTCTGCACCCAAGGTCCGTGAACTTGTCACAAAGGCACTGAATGATGGTATCAGCGCCAAAGAAATTCTTGGCGCCTTGATTGATGGCATGAATGTTATAGGAATCAAATTTAAAAATAATGAAGTTTATGTGCCGGAGGTATTAATCGCAGCGAGAGCAATGAATGCCGGACTCACAATCCTAAGGCCTATTTTGTCTGAAACAGGAGTAAAACCTATAGGAAAAGCTATCATCGGGACTGTTGCAGGAGATCTTCACGATATCGGAAAGAACCTTGTGAGGATGATGCTGGTAGGGGCGGGTCTTGAAGTAATAGACTTAGGTGTAGATGTTTCACCTGATAAGTTTGTTCAGGCAGTCAAGGAAAATAATCCTGATATAGTCTGTATGTCGGCACTTTTAACTACAACGATGCCTGGAATGAAGAAGACGATAGATGCCCTTGGAAAAGAAGGATTAAGGGATAGAGTTACAGTGATGATAGGCGGAGCGCCTGTTACATTTAATTATGCAAAGGAGATAGGAGCAGATATTTATGAACCTGATGCGGCTTCAGCGGCGCAAACTGCAAGAAAAGTAGTATTGGCTAAAAATTAA
- the galE gene encoding UDP-glucose 4-epimerase GalE codes for MAVLVTGGAGYIGSHTVLELLRRGEQVVIIDNLSKGHKDAILGGKFYRGDLHDADFIEKVFSENDIEAVIHFAAFSLVGESMKAPLDYFDNNFICGLNLFKKMSEHGVKKIIFSSTAATYGEPENIPIKESDKTIPTNPYGETKLCVEKMLKWSDIAYGIKYVSLRYFNACGADASGKIGEDHRPESHLIPIVLQTALKKRKNITIYGDDYDTEDGTCIRDYVHVTDLANAHILALKKLRDGGGSSVYNLGSGKGFSVKEIINKAREVTGDPIPAVLGPRRAGDPARLIASSEKIKRELGWKPRFDDIGSIIETAWKWHKNHPDGYLE; via the coding sequence TTGGCGGTACTTGTGACAGGCGGTGCAGGATATATAGGAAGCCATACCGTTCTTGAACTTTTGAGAAGGGGAGAGCAGGTCGTTATAATAGACAATTTGAGCAAGGGGCATAAAGATGCGATACTTGGAGGGAAATTCTATCGAGGTGATCTGCATGATGCTGATTTTATAGAAAAGGTTTTCTCTGAAAACGATATAGAGGCTGTCATTCATTTTGCAGCTTTTTCGCTGGTAGGCGAAAGTATGAAAGCTCCCCTTGATTATTTTGATAACAACTTCATATGCGGTTTGAACCTTTTTAAAAAAATGAGCGAGCACGGTGTGAAGAAGATAATATTTTCATCGACTGCAGCGACATATGGAGAGCCTGAAAATATCCCGATCAAGGAAAGCGATAAAACTATTCCTACCAATCCCTATGGCGAAACGAAGTTGTGCGTTGAGAAAATGTTAAAGTGGTCGGATATTGCATACGGGATAAAATATGTTTCCTTAAGGTATTTTAATGCATGCGGAGCCGATGCAAGCGGAAAGATCGGTGAGGACCACAGGCCGGAAAGCCATCTTATACCGATAGTGCTTCAGACAGCTTTAAAGAAAAGAAAGAATATTACTATATATGGTGATGATTACGATACTGAAGATGGTACATGTATAAGGGATTATGTCCACGTGACTGATCTTGCAAATGCTCATATCCTTGCTCTAAAGAAGTTGAGGGACGGAGGAGGGAGCTCTGTTTATAACCTTGGAAGCGGAAAGGGATTTTCTGTAAAGGAGATTATAAATAAAGCAAGGGAGGTTACAGGAGATCCTATTCCGGCAGTGTTGGGTCCGAGGAGGGCAGGAGATCCTGCCAGACTCATTGCATCATCTGAAAAAATAAAAAGGGAACTCGGATGGAAGCCTCGGTTTGATGATATTGGCAGTATTATCGAAACAGCATGGAAGTGGCACAAAAATCATCCGGATGGATATTTAGAGTAG
- a CDS encoding PocR ligand-binding domain-containing protein produces the protein MILQDDNIIREYLKMYYISTGIASFATDDKGESLYSEGPVSMYCQKFKELSGNNCPCKSAHLKAGRQSEKIGDGYIYSCPGGLIHWTASIIVKGLYMGALVGGPVQMCEPDGLLIDDIIRINDFDVQNRGILHAYINAVPIVEPERVRHLSDMLYVVAKALISEESGILSERKKFYQEQAKINESIQYVKDLDYSEHISKYYPIELEDELMSKVKSGDKKGAKIILNELLGYALFSSGNNFEITKAKVLELMIMLSRAAVEGGGNLEMIFGLKLRYLNEISEFDNVEGLCGWIIKVLERFADCVFTVNNVNNSYIIHKAIAYINDNYMNDITLESASKYVYLSTSYFSRLFKREVGINFIDYLNKVRVEQSKKYLADLKIPLSEVAHMVGFTDQSYYTKVFKKIEGIAPGQFRKMV, from the coding sequence ATGATTTTGCAGGATGATAATATTATAAGGGAATATTTAAAGATGTATTATATATCAACGGGTATTGCATCTTTTGCCACGGATGATAAGGGTGAATCTTTATATTCTGAAGGTCCCGTATCCATGTATTGTCAGAAATTCAAAGAACTTTCGGGTAATAATTGCCCATGCAAAAGCGCTCATTTAAAAGCTGGCAGGCAATCTGAAAAGATAGGCGACGGGTATATATATTCGTGCCCTGGGGGGCTTATTCACTGGACAGCATCCATAATCGTCAAGGGACTGTATATGGGAGCTTTGGTAGGCGGACCCGTTCAAATGTGTGAGCCGGATGGTTTACTGATAGATGATATAATAAGGATAAATGATTTTGATGTACAAAACCGTGGGATACTCCATGCGTATATAAATGCCGTTCCTATAGTAGAGCCTGAGAGAGTAAGGCATCTTTCTGATATGCTTTATGTAGTTGCAAAGGCTCTAATCTCTGAGGAGAGCGGCATACTTAGCGAAAGAAAGAAGTTTTACCAGGAGCAGGCTAAAATCAATGAGAGCATTCAGTATGTAAAGGACCTCGATTATTCCGAGCATATATCCAAATATTATCCCATTGAGCTTGAAGATGAACTTATGTCAAAGGTTAAAAGCGGTGATAAAAAAGGCGCAAAAATCATATTAAATGAGCTTTTGGGATATGCGCTTTTTAGTAGCGGCAATAATTTCGAGATTACCAAGGCAAAGGTTTTGGAACTTATGATAATGCTTTCAAGGGCTGCCGTCGAAGGCGGAGGGAACCTTGAAATGATATTCGGATTAAAACTCAGGTATTTGAACGAAATATCTGAGTTTGACAATGTGGAAGGTTTGTGCGGATGGATTATAAAGGTGCTCGAACGTTTTGCGGATTGCGTATTTACTGTTAATAATGTAAATAATTCTTATATAATACACAAAGCCATAGCATATATAAATGACAATTACATGAATGATATAACCCTGGAGAGTGCTTCGAAATACGTATATTTGAGTACGTCATATTTTAGCAGGCTCTTCAAAAGGGAAGTAGGGATCAATTTTATAGATTATTTGAACAAAGTCAGAGTGGAACAGAGCAAAAAATATTTGGCTGATTTAAAAATACCTTTGAGCGAGGTCGCCCATATGGTTGGATTTACGGACCAGAGTTATTATACAAAGGTATTCAAAAAAATAGAGGGTATAGCTCCTGGCCAGTTCAGAAAAATGGTATAA
- a CDS encoding ASKHA domain-containing protein — MTIYNDFDIQIEENDILRLLGYKDEYPEGELLESIRNEIESCSKYIRPAVTCEKFGIKEKYDDKVILDNSVVFEGEYIASKLKKCDYVIITVTTIGKEIDSIIKSSFENGDYLKGMIADSIGTTAVEYINKAMWNKLISNIKDTDMGITSRLSPGSGGWDIKGQKGISASVDASKIGVRFTDSYLMVPLKSTSVMYGFGKGIGITRADHICSECNMKNCRYRMDGKVEIRVNDRLIYVKRGTNLLDALRCEKIHIQSTCGGKGICGKCKVLFKEGAPRSSEIDKRHLGLDEIKNGIRLACGVKIFNPAQIETFSEESMDVLIEGGSMDINIDPYVSKKYMVIDKPTLKDQRSDCRRLSDSVKTDDIRIKESLMPKISETLRKADYNVTASLYKNVLVDIDEGDTSGVLYGVSVDIGTTTIACYLTDLRTGKVLSVESGVNRQRVYGADVISRINYTIENDDGLRILHDAVVGQINEMIKRLCVKSGIKTDYIYNMTVVGNTTMIHLFLGLPPKNISLSPYIAVTCDAVEMEACDAGIDINGYVTVLPGVASYVGSDITAGILACGMMDSDKYSLLLDLGTNGEIALGNSDGIVACATAAGPAFEGANIKWGTAGIRGAISSVDLSKRTIYKTIGNEKPCGICGSGVLDMVSELLKFGVIDETGRMADDDDADFKEPIKKRMRINKGMKEFVLEGDIVFTQKDVREVQLASAAVSAGTKILLKEKGLSPSDVENVYIAGGFGNFMRVGSALNIGLLLKEFSGKVKSIGNSAGTGARMYLMSRECSKKIDKIIQNASYIELSGRQDFQEYFVDSMMLGGQ, encoded by the coding sequence ATGACTATCTATAACGATTTTGATATTCAGATTGAAGAAAATGATATATTGAGGCTTCTCGGATATAAGGATGAATATCCTGAAGGAGAATTGCTGGAATCAATAAGAAATGAAATCGAATCTTGTTCGAAATATATAAGACCTGCAGTTACCTGTGAGAAATTCGGTATAAAAGAAAAATATGATGATAAGGTAATTCTCGATAATTCTGTAGTATTTGAAGGAGAGTATATCGCATCAAAGCTGAAAAAATGTGACTATGTGATAATCACAGTGACGACAATTGGAAAAGAGATAGACAGTATAATAAAATCATCCTTTGAAAATGGGGATTATTTAAAAGGGATGATCGCAGACAGTATAGGCACGACTGCTGTGGAATATATAAATAAAGCAATGTGGAATAAATTGATAAGCAATATAAAGGATACTGATATGGGAATTACATCGAGGCTTTCCCCGGGTTCCGGCGGATGGGATATCAAAGGGCAGAAAGGTATTTCTGCATCTGTTGACGCATCAAAAATAGGTGTAAGGTTTACAGATTCGTATCTTATGGTACCGTTAAAGTCTACGTCCGTAATGTACGGTTTTGGAAAGGGAATAGGCATAACGAGGGCTGATCATATATGCAGCGAATGTAATATGAAAAATTGCCGATACAGGATGGATGGAAAGGTTGAAATAAGGGTTAATGACCGTTTGATATATGTCAAAAGAGGGACAAACCTCTTGGACGCATTAAGATGTGAAAAAATTCATATACAGAGCACATGCGGCGGGAAAGGCATATGCGGCAAGTGCAAGGTACTGTTTAAGGAAGGGGCCCCCAGGTCATCTGAAATTGATAAAAGACATCTTGGATTGGATGAAATAAAAAATGGCATAAGGCTTGCCTGCGGCGTTAAGATATTTAACCCTGCACAAATAGAAACATTCAGCGAAGAGTCTATGGATGTTTTAATCGAAGGCGGAAGTATGGATATTAATATAGACCCTTATGTGTCGAAAAAATATATGGTCATAGATAAGCCGACTTTAAAGGATCAAAGAAGCGACTGCAGAAGGCTTTCGGATTCTGTAAAAACAGATGATATCAGAATTAAAGAAAGTCTGATGCCGAAAATATCTGAGACTTTGAGAAAAGCTGATTACAATGTAACAGCTTCGTTATATAAAAATGTTTTAGTCGATATAGATGAAGGCGATACTTCGGGCGTTTTGTACGGTGTATCTGTGGATATAGGGACTACAACGATCGCCTGTTATCTTACGGATTTGAGGACCGGGAAAGTATTAAGCGTTGAATCAGGCGTCAACAGGCAAAGAGTTTATGGCGCCGATGTAATATCAAGGATAAATTATACGATAGAAAATGATGATGGTTTAAGAATACTGCATGATGCCGTAGTCGGGCAGATAAATGAAATGATAAAGAGGCTGTGCGTTAAAAGTGGAATAAAAACAGATTATATATATAATATGACTGTTGTCGGAAATACAACCATGATACATTTATTTTTAGGTCTTCCTCCTAAAAATATTTCTCTTTCGCCCTATATAGCTGTCACATGCGATGCTGTTGAAATGGAAGCTTGCGATGCAGGCATTGATATAAATGGATATGTAACGGTTTTGCCGGGAGTTGCAAGTTATGTCGGAAGCGATATAACTGCAGGAATACTTGCATGTGGGATGATGGATTCAGATAAATACAGCTTGCTTCTGGATTTGGGTACAAATGGGGAAATAGCCCTTGGAAACAGCGATGGCATCGTGGCATGTGCAACAGCTGCAGGACCGGCCTTTGAAGGTGCGAATATAAAATGGGGAACTGCCGGCATAAGAGGAGCTATATCATCGGTTGACCTTTCGAAGAGGACTATTTATAAGACGATCGGCAATGAAAAGCCATGTGGCATATGCGGCTCCGGCGTTTTGGACATGGTATCGGAGCTTCTGAAATTCGGCGTAATAGATGAAACCGGAAGGATGGCTGATGACGATGATGCTGACTTTAAAGAGCCGATAAAAAAGAGAATGAGGATAAATAAGGGCATGAAGGAATTTGTACTTGAAGGAGATATAGTATTTACGCAGAAGGATGTTCGTGAAGTTCAGCTTGCAAGTGCAGCGGTAAGTGCCGGAACAAAAATACTGCTGAAAGAGAAGGGATTATCGCCGTCTGATGTGGAAAACGTATATATAGCAGGCGGGTTTGGCAATTTTATGAGGGTAGGCAGTGCGCTCAATATCGGGCTCCTTTTGAAGGAATTTTCCGGAAAAGTCAAATCCATAGGAAATTCCGCAGGGACAGGGGCGAGGATGTATTTGATGTCCAGGGAGTGCAGCAAAAAAATTGATAAAATAATTCAAAATGCTTCATATATAGAACTTTCAGGAAGGCAGGATTTTCAGGAATATTTTGTTGATTCGATGATGCTTGGGGGACAATAG
- a CDS encoding uroporphyrinogen decarboxylase family protein, whose protein sequence is MNSKQLVLDALKCKEVERVPWVPFVGCHAAKLINVTAEEYFKNADNIINGVTKAYEVYRPDALPALFDLQVEAEAIGCKLKYADTNPPSVVTHPLEDGAKLSDLKVPDESAGRFPIILKAMRKICSTLGDKIAIYGLITGPFTLALHLLGTDIFYKMADEPEYVHELLKFTKSVCINTAKMYIEAGADVIAVVDPMTSQISPRDFAKFVSPYAKEIFEFIKSREKLCSFFVCGNAKNNIEEMCKCNPNNISIDENIPLEYVKSVCNKYGISFGGNIKLTVTMLFGTPTDNINDAENCMSIGGKTGYILSPGCDIPFDTPEENIKAISSLVHGEVRKFLQSTNVLEGINIKIPDYKNEKQVIVDIVTIDSASCAPCQYMVEAVKNSCSQFGSKVKWVEHKIKEKESVVFMLKMGVSNIPTTLIDGEIKYVSIIPDENALTEEIKKALAKKGL, encoded by the coding sequence ATGAATTCAAAGCAACTGGTTCTTGATGCCTTAAAATGCAAGGAAGTAGAAAGGGTTCCATGGGTTCCTTTTGTAGGATGCCATGCCGCCAAGCTGATAAACGTCACTGCCGAGGAATATTTTAAAAATGCTGATAATATTATAAACGGTGTTACAAAAGCCTACGAAGTATACAGACCGGATGCCCTTCCGGCACTGTTTGATCTTCAGGTAGAGGCAGAAGCAATAGGCTGCAAGCTTAAATATGCAGATACCAATCCGCCGTCAGTTGTTACTCATCCTCTTGAAGATGGAGCCAAACTGTCGGATTTAAAGGTTCCTGATGAAAGTGCCGGAAGGTTTCCAATTATTTTGAAGGCTATGAGAAAAATATGCAGCACTCTTGGAGACAAGATTGCCATATACGGTTTGATTACAGGACCTTTTACACTTGCCCTCCATCTCCTTGGAACAGATATATTTTATAAGATGGCAGACGAACCGGAATATGTCCATGAACTTTTAAAGTTTACAAAAAGTGTATGCATAAATACTGCAAAAATGTATATCGAAGCCGGAGCCGATGTCATCGCAGTCGTGGATCCTATGACATCCCAGATATCCCCCAGGGATTTTGCAAAATTTGTTTCACCATATGCAAAAGAGATCTTCGAATTTATAAAATCCAGAGAAAAGTTATGTTCATTCTTTGTATGCGGAAATGCGAAAAACAATATTGAAGAGATGTGCAAGTGCAACCCGAACAATATATCTATCGATGAAAATATTCCCCTTGAATATGTAAAAAGTGTATGCAATAAATATGGCATATCCTTTGGAGGAAATATAAAACTTACTGTTACGATGTTATTCGGAACCCCTACAGATAACATAAATGATGCGGAAAACTGCATGTCGATAGGAGGCAAGACAGGATATATACTTTCGCCAGGCTGCGATATTCCCTTTGATACTCCGGAAGAAAATATAAAGGCGATCTCAAGCCTTGTGCACGGAGAAGTAAGAAAATTCCTTCAATCGACAAATGTACTGGAGGGTATAAATATTAAAATACCTGATTATAAAAATGAAAAGCAGGTAATCGTGGATATAGTGACAATAGATTCTGCAAGCTGTGCCCCCTGCCAGTATATGGTCGAAGCCGTTAAAAATTCATGCAGTCAATTCGGCAGCAAGGTAAAATGGGTGGAACATAAAATTAAGGAAAAAGAATCGGTAGTTTTTATGCTCAAAATGGGTGTTTCAAATATACCTACAACACTGATCGATGGCGAAATCAAATATGTAAGCATAATACCCGATGAAAACGCATTGACTGAGGAGATCAAGAAAGCCTTGGCAAAAAAAGGATTATAG
- a CDS encoding thioredoxin family protein, whose product MMGLKRVNVKIVESKQPCSACLITGNLVREMMDKISRELGCVDIENIKLSDLKNIHSIKGLEVENFPAIIINGEQITAGSLPIKSNIISIIKKEAGYDEKD is encoded by the coding sequence ATGATGGGTTTGAAAAGGGTTAACGTCAAGATAGTAGAGTCGAAGCAGCCATGCAGTGCTTGCCTAATCACGGGAAATCTGGTAAGGGAAATGATGGATAAGATAAGCAGGGAACTCGGGTGCGTGGACATCGAAAATATAAAATTAAGCGACCTTAAAAATATCCATTCTATAAAGGGGCTGGAAGTTGAAAACTTCCCGGCTATTATAATAAATGGGGAACAAATAACTGCAGGATCCCTTCCCATTAAGAGTAATATTATATCGATTATCAAAAAAGAGGCAGGATACGATGAAAAAGACTGA
- a CDS encoding GTP-binding protein, whose protein sequence is MKKTDLCIIGGFLGAGKTTSILSIAKRLADSGKKVGIVTNDQGSELVDTNFLIKSGLQVLEVTGGCFCCNFDEFTDKVNKLSETLKPDIVLAEPVGSCTDLIATIFKPIQADFVKNFVMSPLSVIADPKRIKKLMMGKDSLFPSEINYLFKKQLEEADIIVLNKIDLLTRDEISEIKKFLKHEFKGTEVIAASAKYGTGIDDWVSLITGRIAPKKESLKIDYETYAAAESFLGWFNSTAVISSDSPLDMNKLMDHLIGCIKEKLLNAKCEIAHLKIYAISGDDFAKASLTGLYDDTDFNKKMESAASSANIIINARVSASPEILKPIILESLKSTAAIFGTALSDIEIQCFKPSRPKPKYRMQ, encoded by the coding sequence ATGAAAAAGACTGATTTATGCATAATAGGCGGATTTTTGGGAGCCGGTAAAACTACATCGATACTATCTATTGCAAAACGCCTTGCGGACTCGGGGAAAAAGGTAGGTATCGTTACGAATGACCAGGGCAGTGAGCTTGTAGATACAAACTTTTTGATAAAATCAGGCCTTCAGGTGCTTGAAGTTACAGGAGGATGCTTTTGCTGCAACTTTGACGAGTTTACCGACAAAGTAAATAAATTATCTGAAACACTAAAACCCGATATAGTTCTTGCAGAGCCCGTCGGAAGCTGTACCGACCTTATCGCTACCATCTTCAAACCTATACAGGCAGATTTTGTCAAAAATTTTGTTATGTCTCCTCTTTCAGTTATTGCCGATCCTAAAAGAATAAAAAAGCTCATGATGGGAAAAGATTCACTGTTTCCATCTGAAATAAATTATCTGTTCAAAAAGCAACTCGAAGAGGCAGACATTATCGTATTGAATAAAATAGATTTGTTAACTCGTGATGAAATATCGGAAATAAAAAAATTTCTAAAACATGAATTTAAAGGCACTGAGGTGATTGCAGCATCTGCCAAATATGGAACAGGAATTGATGATTGGGTGTCGCTTATAACTGGAAGGATCGCTCCCAAAAAAGAATCACTGAAAATAGATTACGAAACGTATGCAGCTGCGGAAAGCTTCTTAGGCTGGTTCAACAGCACCGCTGTTATCAGCTCCGATTCGCCCTTGGATATGAATAAATTAATGGATCATCTTATTGGCTGCATAAAAGAAAAACTTTTGAATGCAAAATGCGAGATAGCTCATCTTAAAATATATGCTATATCAGGCGACGATTTTGCAAAAGCAAGCCTTACAGGTTTATATGATGATACCGATTTCAATAAAAAAATGGAAAGTGCTGCAAGCAGTGCAAATATTATAATCAATGCGAGAGTCAGCGCATCACCTGAGATTCTAAAGCCTATTATACTGGAATCATTAAAAAGCACTGCTGCAATCTTTGGTACAGCACTTTCCGATATAGAAATCCAGTGCTTTAAGCCATCAAGGCCGAAGCCTAAATACAGGATGCAATAA